The sequence TTTCGCTCACACCGGGCTTCACATACATCGCGTTGGTAACAGGGCTTACCAACAGGGATTTGCCAAACATATATTCATCGTTAATATCCAAAGCATTTTTGTCTTTTGGAAAATCCATCATTAGAGCGCGCATCATGCTCGACTGGTTGACTGTTACATCCCATGATGTGGAATAGATATAAGGCAATAAATGATAGCGCAGGTTGATGTATTTTTCAATGGCATCGTAATATTTGGTTCCCTTCTGTCCGAATTGATAAATTTCTCTTGGTGCATCTGCGCCATGCGAACGCATCATGGGAGTGAAAGCGCCAAACTGCATCCAGCGAACATATAATTCGCGATACTCGGGGTCTTCTAATTTTCTTTTGAACCCCGATAAAAAGAATCCTCCGATATCGGTATTCCAATAAGGTATACCGGTAAGTGAAAAATTCAAGCCGGCAGAAATCTGGCTCCTTAATGCATTCCACGATGAAGTTACATCGCCCGACCATGTATTGGCTCCATACCGTTGCTGACCGGCAAAAACCGACCGCGTGAGAATAAACACTCGCTTGCCGGAATCAACGGCACGTTGATGCGTTGATACGCCTCCCACAGTCATCAACGGAAAGGCATTGCGAACTTTCCTGAATGTTCCCAGATAAGTTTTATTATCAAAATCCGACTGTTTGGGATCAAGATGATCCGGTTCCGATGAATCCATCCACCAGCCATCCAACCCGAGTGCAAACATTTGTTTCAAATAATTCCAGTAAATATCACGGGCAGCAGGATTGTAGGGATCATATACACGAACACCCGAAGGATAATCACGTCTTACCGGCCATTTTTCAGAACCTGATTCCGGCCATGTTTTAAAATTCATCAACGCCCCTATCTTATCCAGGTCTTTGTATTGCTTTGTATGAGGACCAAACGAATTCCAGATAGAAATGATCATGTGTGCATTCATATTGTGAACATCGTTCACCATCTTTTGCGGGTCGGGAAATTCAGGATTTAAAAAGTCCATTGCATTCCACAAATAGTTACTTCCCCAATATTGCCAGTCCTGTATAATACCATCGAGCGGAACACCAAGCTTGCGGTATTGCTTTACTACATCCACTAATTCATCCTGGCTTTTATACCTTTCTTTACTTTGCCAAAAGCCATAGGTCCACAATGGGAACATGGGCGCCTGCCCGGTCAATTCGCGCATGCGTGCAATCACACCATCGGCATTACCACCGTACACGAAATAATAATCAACCCCATCTCCAACATCCGATTTAAATGATGTGCCTTCTGAATTATCAGTAAACACCGTGGGAGAATAATTGTCCCAAAAAATGCCATAGCCTTTTACCGATTGAAAAAAAGGAATGTAATCATCAAGGTTTCCCTGCACCATGTTCAGCGTTACGTTGCGCTGACTCATCCTGCCTTCCTGCTGTTGACCAAGGCCATAAATGGGTTCATCGCTGTCTAACACAAATGATTGCTGAACGGTTAATGTATTATTGCCTGCATCATTGAATGGTGTAAACTTTACGCCGTTTTGTTTTTCCTTCAGCAGTGATTCACCATTTACCGTTGCATAAATTATGTCACCGGTTTTCAGGTTAAGCGTAACGTTGAGTGTTGTGGTTCTTAAGTTTACCAAATCACCCTGCTGTTTAACATTGAATGCTGTTCTTTGCGGCTTCCTGATAACGGAAAGACTTTCTTTAGTGAAAGGGCGACCATCGGGAGATTTCAGTACTCTTACAGTTGAAGGGCTATAATATTGAACTTCGATCGCAGTCGAATTGATTATTGCTTTAATTCCAAGATCTGTTTTTTGAAAGGATTGTGCATTACTACTGTTACTAATGGAGAAAGCAGTTAACAACAACAAAAAGGTGCTCCATTTAATCATTACCGAGGTTTTAGTTTTGCTTAAATAAATTATTTCTTACCTCATATCGAGTTTCACAGCAATCTTCGTGAAACTAAAAATCATTGCAGAATGCAAAGAAGAGAGTTGATGGAGATCATTCTCTCTGTCAACTCTCTTCTCTGCGTGAAATAAATCCTGTCAATAGTTCAATTCCGATACTGTTTATTTACTCTTGCCTATAGCTGGTGCAGGAGTTCTTAATTAACAATGAGCTTCTTAATGAAACTAACTCCTTTCGACTTTATCTTCACAATGTAAAACCCTGCCTTAAGCCTTGAATTGATCTGTATCTTATTACCGCCCTGCGCATTCTTTACGTAAAGCTTTCTGCCGAGGTTATCATAAACTGTTATGACCGCATTTTCTGACATTTGGGGAAGAAGGATCGTAAACCTTCCTCCGTTTGACGGATTCGGATATAGGCTAATAGCATCCTCATTGATAGTGTTCGTGTTCACCTGCGTTGATAGTCTGGCGCCCGAAGATCCGGGAATGAACGGTGAGAGATAGTTTCCGGCGATTACCTGTTGTGTAATGCCGGGACCCTGCCAGGCTACCGCTATATTGTCTCCACCGGTAGCTTCCTTGTGAAGCACTTCGATGTAGTATTTCTGTCCGGCAACCAGGTTAATGGTAGCAGACTGCTGTGTGCTGTACTTATTCCATTCTCTCGAATTCGTCCATCCGTTCACGTAGGCTATCCTTGATGCATTGGCCGGGTTGTCGCTGGTGCTCAGGTATAGCTCCGTGTTATCATCTCCCGCGAGCCAGAAAGTGTAGCTTCCACTTGCAGTTGGATGGATATATCCGCGGATCCTGGTCCCATAGTTATCCGCCCAGTTTGTGGGGGCTTCGAGGCTGGTGAGCTGCCCGCTACCCGTAGGATTGTTTGGATAATTGGAATTGGAGGTCAGGCTACTAATTGCAGTTCCGCTGATCCCTGTCCACCATTGTCTCAGTATAGAGCCGGTCACGGTTAAGTTAAAGGTCTGCGTGCTTTGGCATCCTCCGCTATTGGTGTACGTGGCCACATAGTTCCCTGCCTGGTTCACCTGGATATTTGAAATGCCTGCTTCACGCGTAGTAGCAGTAAAATTATTCGGACCGCTCCAGCTCCACGATCCTCCCTGCACAGGCTGAGGGCCAAACAGCACGCTGCCACCTGCAGCTAAAGTACCACTGGCTGTCTGCTGCCAGCTTCCGCCATTAAGCTGTACGTACGGGGTAATGGTAGAAGGCGTACAGGCGGCAGGCTCCCAGTAAATTAAACCTCTTCCTCCGCCGGCGCTCATATATACCCTTCCCGCAACGTTCATGTCTCCGGCGAGCAATGGCGCGCCTGCGAACTGATGGGCGTCATCATTTAATTTGAGCCAGGTAGCACCCTGATCTGTTGATCTGAATAGGCCTGTTACGCCTGACACTGTTCCCCAAATGAAAACAGTAGGATAGCTGGCTCCGGGCATCGCTATTCCTATACCCACCGCTTTGCAATAAGTTACATTGGCAACAGTCGTATAAGCTACTCCGGCGTTGGTTGAATATTTTAATCCATTGTTGAAAAGCGGTACCCACACATGACCTTCAAAGCCCGACACTGTCCTCATCTGGGCTGGTTCCCATGGATAATTCGCGGTTGATGCGCCCGGCGTGCCTGCTAGGGAGAAACTGACTCCCTTATTGGTGCTTCTGAATAGCTCCCCGGTTCTCGGCGAGAATATGTAGAAATAATTTGAATTTACCTGGTCAGCCACCGGAGCAGCGTATTGTACGGATACACCCGAACAGGCCGTCCAACTGGCTCCGTTGTTGGTGGTATAGTAGGTAGTTGTTGACTCCCAGGGGCAGTGCAGGATAGTGCCTCCATCGGCGCTGATGGAAACCTTTCCATCTGTACCCATATTAGTGGCGCATCCCGTCCATGTAGCGCCCTTATCGTTGGAATAGTAAACAACGTTTCCACCGTTAGAAGCTCTTACGACCCTGTTTGTGTTGCCGGCCGCATAAGCAATGCTCTGATTATTCCCATCTGTAGGAGAAAGTCTTGCCTGCGGAATAGCAGTCAGCGGCTCATGCACAAAGCCTGTTACGTCGCCAAAAGAGGAGATAACCGAACCTCCGGGAATGCTTGTTATGTCGAGCAATGCTGTTTCTTCAATGCCGGTCACATCATATTTCCAGGTAGTATTCGTGGCGGTAATATCAGGACAGGTATATATGCCGCCTCCGCCTATTACGCGCACCCTGTTAACATTAGCCTGGTCAAACTCGATACAGTCCATCCAGTTAATCGCGCCCCCGGTAGACCATCCCATGCCGTTAGGATCATAGGTAGCGGTCGCACCATCATTCTTAAGGGTCCAGGTCGATCCGCCATCGGTAGTGAGGAAAACGAAGTCGCCCCAGCCGGTACCAAACTGGTTGTTCCAGTACATGCCATTGGTGGAAACGATCACCCGGTTAACATTCGTAGGGTCGATACTTACGCCTCCGTAGGAATAATCCTTCGAATGAACAGGTGTAACGTTGGTCCACACACCTGTAGAAGTGTTGAGCTTATATACCTTTCCGGATCCTTCGCCTAAATTTGGACCTTCACCATTCGCATAGGTAACATACATCGTGGTTCCCTGCAGGGCGGCCCGGTGCGGCATAAAACTGTTGGTTGGAGAAATGTCGGTAAAGCTGGCGCCCCCGTTTGTACTCCTGTAGAGAGTCGCCCCTCCGGTGCGGGAAACACCGATGTAAATGGTTTGACTTGCTCCATTCACTACGCTGCTTGAAGGGTCAAAAAGCACGAAACAAATCCCATTGCCGTTGGTTGTGGTAGTTACACCGCTCCAGGTCTGGCTCCAGGTTACGCCTGCATCTGTACTCTTCCACAATCCGTTCGCCCTTGTGCCACAGAATAATATATTACTATTTTTGGGGTCAACTGCCAATCGTTCACCGTTACCGCGCCCACTTCCATTTCCATGCACTTTAAACGTATTGGTAAGGTCTGTATAAGTAAAAGTATTTCCTTTATCGGTGGACTTTAATATAGCCGACTTCCCTGTGCCAACGTAATTGGTTCCGCAGAGCATATACACATTATTGGCATTCTGCGGATCAAGCGCCAGGGCCTCAACTCCATAAAGGTCACCTTGTGAATCGTCAAGCCAATCGAGCAGCTGAACCCATTTGTTGTTGGCGGCATCCCAGCGGTAAGCGCCGCCCACATCGGTGCGGCAATATCGGTCGCCGGTTGTTTTGTGGGTAACGATGCCGGTCACAAATCCGCCACCGCCAATAGGTGCATGCTTATAGACATAGCCGGAGGTTTGAGCGAACATTTTAAAGGACATAAAAAGTCCGGTAACAAAAAGTAGTATAACCTTTTGTTTACAGGGTACCAGTAATTTTGTTTTCATAAAGTTTAGATCATTTAAGTTTATCAAAATATCTCTATTTGGCCCCTGCCAAAAGAGCGTCAATCGTACGCTGATCTTTTACTGTATTATTCCGCCTGTCAAGAGCACCACCCGTATCCCACCAGAAAGGTTTTATTCCGCGTGCCAATGCTTCTTTCGTTGTAAAGTTTATCCAATAGTCCACGGAGGCGTTATGGAGGGCCAGCTCTTTGGGAACATTGGCGGAACCATCACGCCTGTAAGCGCCATACTCGCCCATGATAACCGGGATCCCTTTATCCACAAATTTTGTTTTCATCTTATTGTAGTCAGCAATTTGGTCGTTCTCTTCTCCGTAGGTAGCGTTACGATCAGGTTCAATGGTTGAATGATACCCATTGCCCCAGTAGTAAGCCATTTTACCCCAGCTCACGTCCTGGTTAAGGAAACAAAACTGTGATGGCAAATAATTATGCACTTCCACCATGAGGCGGTTGGCTGTAGGATCTATGGGAAGTGTGTTCATCAGATCAAATGTCAATCCCGGGTTTGTGTTTGGGCCCTGAACAATAAGAACGCGGTGGCTGTTCCTTCCACCTGTAGCACGAACGGCAGTAACGAAGGTCTGGTGGTATGATGCCAGAACAGCCACCTTCTCCGCATTATCAGCAGCCGGTTCATTAGCGCTGGCCAGCATGAGATGCTCATCAAAGTCGCGCATGCCGGTTGCGATTTGCTCCCATAATGCTTTTTGTTTGGCATTGACAGAATCCTGCTTCAGTTTAGTGATGTTATTTTCCAGCCAGCCGCCATCCCAATGAATATTCAGCATAACATACATGCCATTATTTACACAATAACCAACAACCTCTTTTACCCTGTTAAGCCAATTTTGATCTATGTGTGCAGTGCCTTTGTTGTCAATATGAATATCCCATGCACAGGGTAAGCGAATAGCAGTAAAACCTAATTGCTTTACAGATTTTACATACGACTCGGTGATCAGGGGGTTGCCCCAGCTTGTTTCTCCGCCGGTAGCTTCCAATGTATTCCCAATGTTCCATCCTAATTTGAATTTGGCAGCCAGTTGCACAGCGGTACTCATCCCTGTGGAATCAGGCGCTTTGGGCGAGGTATTATACGAGGGATAAATGTAGCTGGACTGCGAGACGGTAACTCTCCGGGCCTGGCCGTTCGTAGCACTTACCGTCAATATGGTGGAGCGGGATGCACCGGTGCTATTAGCCAACGCTGTTAACCGGATAGTGCTACTGCCGCTGCTTCCCGTTGTTTTACTGAATTGTAACCAAGAGGTAGCAGCGTCGCCGATGGTCCATTGTGCATTTCCGTTGATCGTCAGATCTGTAATACCGCCATCCGGAGTAAATGAAACCTCAGTTGGAGATACGGATAGCTGCGGTGCAGCAACAGCCGCCTTTTTATTACAAGATGCGTACAACAGCACCGTCATTAACAAACCCCAATATGCGCATTTACTAATGTTCATTTTTTCAGTCTTCATAGATGTACATTTAGCTATTATGTCATTGAATTTTTACCACCCTGATGTTATCGAAAGCAGCATTGAACCCGGTTGCGGTGGGCGACGGGGAATTATTGATCAGCCAGATGTGCACACTGCCGGAACCTGAATTACCTAACAGATCTTTTAATGAAGCCGCAGGTGTACCGGTTCCATTATTGGTGAGAAATAAGGATAACGGGATTGTTACCGTTGTCCAACCTGCTGTGGAAAAATTGGAGGTATTTCCATTGGCATCTTTCCAGGGCTCATAGCGACCCACATAAGCAGTACTATAATCTTTTACAACAAAGATTGACCCGCCATTCCAGGCAGCAGGCACATTCACTTCAAACTTGAACGCATAGCTTCCTACAGGCGCATTCAGGCTATCGACCGGCACCCATTGCACGCCATTGGTATTGATACTCCGGCCGCCATTCCACCAGCTCCATTCATTGGCATTCAAAACAGGATCGGTCATAATGGCATAATAACCCCTGTTACCCGTAAAAAGACTGCTGCTGTTACTGGTGCTGGTGGCTCCCCAGCTATATGGGTTCAGGTCATCAAAATTGCACAGCACGCCGGTAGTTACATCATTCACATTGTATACAGTGGTGTCTGCACCCGACTGGGTGGTGATGATCACCGGGCCGCTTTGGGTCAATGCCGGCAATTTAAAACCTACCGAAGTTCCGTCTGTAGTTCCTGCATAGGCGGTAACTGCTGTGCCCGCAAAGCTGATGCTTTTAATAAAAAAGAAGTTAAGGCCGTATATACGAACCGAATCTCCTTCATTGGCGTTTTCGTTGGAAACGGAAGTGATGGTAGGCGCCGGGGCTGCTATTTTAAATGTAAAGGTAGTGGCGCCCTCCGGCGTCACATAGCGGATGGTATTGAGCTGTTCGGCTGGTACTGAAGGGAAGGGTATTACCGAGGGCACCTGCACCGCTGCGCTGGTATCGGAAAACAAAGCGCTGTTAAAAGAGGCAGGCACTCCATTGAAAGCTATTTGGGTAGCTCCTTTTAAGCTATGGCCCAGCAGCACTACCCACTGACCCGGCTCCAGACTATTGAGTACAGAATCGCCAGGCGCCGGTGAAAAATTGCGTACACCTGTAATAACAGGGCTGTTCGATGTATCTTTTTTACAAGCGCACAGCAATATATAGGCAACAGCTAAGCTGTATAATATCTTTTTCATTTTTGATCGTTTAATAGTTACATCAATAATAGGCTACCGGTGGTTCAGATAGTTTCGGATCGGCCGTGAGCTCAGTAGCTGGTATGGGCAGCGTAAACGTATAGATGGTTGGCGGCGTAATCGCTACGTTGTAAGGCGTTGGCGTAGCAATACCATTGCTGTAGGTAAACAATTGCCGCTTTTGATTTTTGAGGGCATCAATAGCTTTTTGCGGGTTGTAGTAGGAAAGTCTTACCAGGTCGAACCAGAACTGGCTTTCGTATACCAGTTCAATTCTTCTTTCCCTGAAAAGGGTGTCGGCATCGAGCAACGGCGCCGGATCAACCCCTGCCCTGGTACGCACTTTATTAAAATATTTCAGTGCCTCTGCATCGGTGGTAGAAGCGTTATTACCAAGAATAGCTTCGGCATATACAAGATATACATCAGCCAGGCGCAGCAGGGCATTGTGCTCAATAGACGACCAAAGATCCATCGTGGGTGAGTTGTTATCCGCAGCAGTGCCAACTACATGCTTTTTAAGGTTACATGAGGTTGCCCTGTA is a genomic window of Paraflavitalea devenefica containing:
- a CDS encoding cellulase family glycosylhydrolase — translated: MKTEKMNISKCAYWGLLMTVLLYASCNKKAAVAAPQLSVSPTEVSFTPDGGITDLTINGNAQWTIGDAATSWLQFSKTTGSSGSSTIRLTALANSTGASRSTILTVSATNGQARRVTVSQSSYIYPSYNTSPKAPDSTGMSTAVQLAAKFKLGWNIGNTLEATGGETSWGNPLITESYVKSVKQLGFTAIRLPCAWDIHIDNKGTAHIDQNWLNRVKEVVGYCVNNGMYVMLNIHWDGGWLENNITKLKQDSVNAKQKALWEQIATGMRDFDEHLMLASANEPAADNAEKVAVLASYHQTFVTAVRATGGRNSHRVLIVQGPNTNPGLTFDLMNTLPIDPTANRLMVEVHNYLPSQFCFLNQDVSWGKMAYYWGNGYHSTIEPDRNATYGEENDQIADYNKMKTKFVDKGIPVIMGEYGAYRRDGSANVPKELALHNASVDYWINFTTKEALARGIKPFWWDTGGALDRRNNTVKDQRTIDALLAGAK
- a CDS encoding glycoside hydrolase family 31 protein, with the protein product MIKWSTFLLLLTAFSISNSSNAQSFQKTDLGIKAIINSTAIEVQYYSPSTVRVLKSPDGRPFTKESLSVIRKPQRTAFNVKQQGDLVNLRTTTLNVTLNLKTGDIIYATVNGESLLKEKQNGVKFTPFNDAGNNTLTVQQSFVLDSDEPIYGLGQQQEGRMSQRNVTLNMVQGNLDDYIPFFQSVKGYGIFWDNYSPTVFTDNSEGTSFKSDVGDGVDYYFVYGGNADGVIARMRELTGQAPMFPLWTYGFWQSKERYKSQDELVDVVKQYRKLGVPLDGIIQDWQYWGSNYLWNAMDFLNPEFPDPQKMVNDVHNMNAHMIISIWNSFGPHTKQYKDLDKIGALMNFKTWPESGSEKWPVRRDYPSGVRVYDPYNPAARDIYWNYLKQMFALGLDGWWMDSSEPDHLDPKQSDFDNKTYLGTFRKVRNAFPLMTVGGVSTHQRAVDSGKRVFILTRSVFAGQQRYGANTWSGDVTSSWNALRSQISAGLNFSLTGIPYWNTDIGGFFLSGFKRKLEDPEYRELYVRWMQFGAFTPMMRSHGADAPREIYQFGQKGTKYYDAIEKYINLRYHLLPYIYSTSWDVTVNQSSMMRALMMDFPKDKNALDINDEYMFGKSLLVSPVTNAMYVKPGVSEKETIQVEDFSTIRSKETYLPAGAEWYDFWTAEKFSGGNKVSRQTPLDIIPLYVKAGSIIPVGPSVQYAAEKKWDNLEIRVYPGANGKFVLYEDENDNYNYERGVYSTITFTWDDAKKTLIIGDRSGSFPGMLNERKFNIVIATNQTNKVVTYTGKKAVIKF
- a CDS encoding glycan-binding surface protein — its product is MKKILYSLAVAYILLCACKKDTSNSPVITGVRNFSPAPGDSVLNSLEPGQWVVLLGHSLKGATQIAFNGVPASFNSALFSDTSAAVQVPSVIPFPSVPAEQLNTIRYVTPEGATTFTFKIAAPAPTITSVSNENANEGDSVRIYGLNFFFIKSISFAGTAVTAYAGTTDGTSVGFKLPALTQSGPVIITTQSGADTTVYNVNDVTTGVLCNFDDLNPYSWGATSTSNSSSLFTGNRGYYAIMTDPVLNANEWSWWNGGRSINTNGVQWVPVDSLNAPVGSYAFKFEVNVPAAWNGGSIFVVKDYSTAYVGRYEPWKDANGNTSNFSTAGWTTVTIPLSLFLTNNGTGTPAASLKDLLGNSGSGSVHIWLINNSPSPTATGFNAAFDNIRVVKIQ
- a CDS encoding T9SS type A sorting domain-containing protein; this encodes MSFKMFAQTSGYVYKHAPIGGGGFVTGIVTHKTTGDRYCRTDVGGAYRWDAANNKWVQLLDWLDDSQGDLYGVEALALDPQNANNVYMLCGTNYVGTGKSAILKSTDKGNTFTYTDLTNTFKVHGNGSGRGNGERLAVDPKNSNILFCGTRANGLWKSTDAGVTWSQTWSGVTTTTNGNGICFVLFDPSSSVVNGASQTIYIGVSRTGGATLYRSTNGGASFTDISPTNSFMPHRAALQGTTMYVTYANGEGPNLGEGSGKVYKLNTSTGVWTNVTPVHSKDYSYGGVSIDPTNVNRVIVSTNGMYWNNQFGTGWGDFVFLTTDGGSTWTLKNDGATATYDPNGMGWSTGGAINWMDCIEFDQANVNRVRVIGGGGIYTCPDITATNTTWKYDVTGIEETALLDITSIPGGSVISSFGDVTGFVHEPLTAIPQARLSPTDGNNQSIAYAAGNTNRVVRASNGGNVVYYSNDKGATWTGCATNMGTDGKVSISADGGTILHCPWESTTTYYTTNNGASWTACSGVSVQYAAPVADQVNSNYFYIFSPRTGELFRSTNKGVSFSLAGTPGASTANYPWEPAQMRTVSGFEGHVWVPLFNNGLKYSTNAGVAYTTVANVTYCKAVGIGIAMPGASYPTVFIWGTVSGVTGLFRSTDQGATWLKLNDDAHQFAGAPLLAGDMNVAGRVYMSAGGGRGLIYWEPAACTPSTITPYVQLNGGSWQQTASGTLAAGGSVLFGPQPVQGGSWSWSGPNNFTATTREAGISNIQVNQAGNYVATYTNSGGCQSTQTFNLTVTGSILRQWWTGISGTAISSLTSNSNYPNNPTGSGQLTSLEAPTNWADNYGTRIRGYIHPTASGSYTFWLAGDDNTELYLSTSDNPANASRIAYVNGWTNSREWNKYSTQQSATINLVAGQKYYIEVLHKEATGGDNIAVAWQGPGITQQVIAGNYLSPFIPGSSGARLSTQVNTNTINEDAISLYPNPSNGGRFTILLPQMSENAVITVYDNLGRKLYVKNAQGGNKIQINSRLKAGFYIVKIKSKGVSFIKKLIVN